One window from the genome of Halomicrobium zhouii encodes:
- a CDS encoding AIPR family protein, whose translation MSDTDNNSSKLAAKEPPCEVTLSHLRDENFGLTKYSAKYDIHHFYVRCSELQHADLPLEANPREPEVTTQVKAMKQTLQSEPTEFVNRNNGIVVLASSVKSSNGEVKLGFEEGEGVCNGGHTLLAINKYTDNKKAIAHLEVIELNTPDATSTHRQNQIAKIADARNNNNQLQERSEANFLGYYDDFKSQLIDQNLVHWHEGDSDANKYAIDAYQFFRLLKSLDVKQYGHPLYDQRGKNHSSLATSVTRIHNKWKKRMDEWQMENGEDYNRPLQYLTPFVNDVFFLRDLISHHLEYYEYPGGIRRTALFQDYIKSDNRDLVFNNFENAEGFKLTSPLEVLMVGLFRSNIYCSTSDVENTNLVGWFRDPVRLFEQRSLEVLNNLQGDYKDSGKDSKNFIRLNGPFTHGLYKHGMNQEVTEAPEHVYEVKTGQRYTTADNWENASHGLVVNRDVDSSDVLQPKSEAPSEAEPMKHQPLDEAYHYTKPK comes from the coding sequence ATGAGCGACACCGATAACAATTCTTCAAAACTCGCTGCTAAGGAGCCTCCTTGTGAGGTCACCCTCTCTCATCTCAGAGACGAAAATTTTGGTCTCACAAAATATAGTGCCAAGTATGATATTCATCACTTCTACGTTCGCTGTAGTGAGTTACAGCATGCAGATCTTCCATTAGAAGCTAATCCACGCGAACCAGAAGTCACAACACAAGTTAAAGCGATGAAGCAAACTCTACAAAGCGAGCCCACTGAGTTTGTAAATAGGAACAACGGGATTGTTGTACTTGCTTCTTCAGTCAAGAGCTCTAATGGCGAAGTCAAGCTTGGCTTTGAGGAGGGAGAAGGAGTCTGTAACGGTGGCCATACATTGCTAGCAATCAACAAATATACTGATAATAAGAAAGCCATTGCTCACTTAGAAGTCATCGAACTCAACACCCCAGACGCGACATCGACTCACCGGCAGAACCAAATTGCCAAGATCGCCGATGCGCGAAACAATAATAACCAATTGCAAGAGCGCTCTGAAGCGAATTTCTTAGGATATTATGACGATTTCAAGAGCCAATTGATTGATCAAAACCTCGTGCATTGGCATGAAGGCGATTCAGATGCGAATAAGTATGCAATTGATGCATACCAATTCTTTCGCTTACTAAAATCGTTAGATGTGAAGCAATATGGCCATCCACTTTACGATCAACGGGGAAAGAACCACAGCTCATTAGCAACTAGCGTAACTCGAATTCACAATAAATGGAAGAAAAGAATGGATGAGTGGCAAATGGAGAACGGTGAAGACTATAACCGCCCACTTCAGTATCTAACTCCCTTTGTAAACGATGTTTTCTTTCTGAGAGACCTAATTTCACACCACCTAGAATACTACGAATATCCAGGAGGAATAAGACGAACTGCGCTCTTTCAGGACTATATTAAATCAGACAATCGCGATCTCGTGTTCAACAACTTCGAAAATGCGGAAGGATTCAAACTCACTTCACCCCTAGAAGTCCTAATGGTGGGGTTGTTCCGTTCCAACATTTACTGCTCGACCAGTGACGTCGAAAATACAAACTTAGTTGGTTGGTTCCGCGACCCGGTACGGCTCTTTGAACAACGTAGTCTTGAGGTTTTAAACAATCTTCAAGGAGATTACAAGGACAGCGGTAAAGATTCGAAAAATTTCATTAGACTCAATGGACCATTTACGCATGGCCTATATAAACATGGCATGAACCAAGAAGTTACAGAAGCACCGGAGCATGTGTACGAAGTTAAAACAGGTCAGAGGTATACAACTGCAGATAATTGGGAAAATGCATCTCATGGGCTTGTAGTAAACCGTGATGTGGATAGTTCAGATGTGCTACAACCGAAGAGTGAAGCACCATCAGAAGCAGAGCCAATGAAACACCAGCCTCTGGATGAAGCGTATCACTATACAAAGCCAAAGTAA
- a CDS encoding AAA family ATPase yields MIEEFTIQNYRSIWESTTLPVDDRISILIGANEAGKSNVLKSISKFQNERPLVPNELSNVHQYDPNSYDDVELLTTTLSEEAKSQIKWLNKPYVTSDLIDIPPTRDTTDDEFDELKAGPLLEQAKVQIVRYASGDHLLSFTPSSGDWGHREQDLLEEYPMPLEDFLEKRENDLITLGRKFLHDVQENPRLSEILGDDFPVSTPADVRESLERVEHQFRDQNDGNIPSDEDIYSGSEGEISAGPATIEVASQASTLRTTLAEVTSESNPLGSLPVIIDQMEISLARPKYDILEDRQSPVLHGLFRLGSIALDSYNSFESDQLKDDLEYACDELERYLNAFWAFDYSRREGIDELPAVSDAPYSVSYNLTSTTVELRLGEGDEEPVPLDQRSDGMRWILTFLLSVLAEGNATDKRGIILLDDPGIHLHPEAEKKLYRALYYVVPEAQIIYSTHSPVLVDQRNPQQLRIVKYSGETGTSVTTDLGSARDEESQIDLLSTARDALGWTLSDSLFGGKKTILVEGQSDKLYLEVFNQFFSFQEDREHLDEQVRFVVGGGDRIAFLSRILNAEEVEHVLLLDDDKASQEFDDWMEDRTLYYRDIEWEDLEVDYPIEVEDLIETELLVSSLNDIVGGILDESLILQRADVTEQPIMDILDDELDDEDLDIDAFKKELSTNITSTLRTALREGDREYEETEQRFERVINKLSSELSEG; encoded by the coding sequence ATGATAGAAGAGTTTACTATTCAGAACTATCGATCGATCTGGGAATCTACAACTCTGCCTGTCGATGACAGGATCTCTATCCTTATCGGGGCAAATGAAGCTGGCAAATCGAACGTCCTGAAAAGTATCTCCAAGTTCCAAAATGAGCGTCCTTTGGTCCCAAATGAGTTAAGCAATGTACACCAATATGATCCGAATTCATATGATGACGTTGAATTACTTACCACTACCCTTTCAGAAGAAGCTAAAAGCCAGATTAAATGGCTAAACAAGCCATATGTAACTTCAGATCTCATTGATATTCCCCCAACAAGGGATACGACTGATGATGAATTTGATGAACTTAAAGCCGGTCCGCTCTTAGAACAGGCTAAAGTTCAGATCGTTCGTTATGCCAGTGGGGATCATCTTTTATCGTTCACTCCGAGTTCTGGAGATTGGGGTCATAGAGAGCAAGATTTATTGGAGGAATATCCAATGCCCCTGGAAGACTTTCTCGAAAAGCGGGAAAATGACCTAATTACATTAGGGCGGAAATTTCTTCATGATGTTCAAGAAAACCCTCGCTTGAGTGAGATTCTGGGTGATGATTTTCCGGTCAGTACTCCAGCAGATGTCCGGGAAAGTTTAGAGAGAGTTGAACATCAATTCAGGGACCAGAATGATGGTAACATCCCCTCAGACGAGGACATCTATTCAGGCAGCGAAGGGGAAATTTCAGCTGGTCCTGCAACCATTGAGGTAGCTTCTCAGGCATCTACATTACGAACAACATTAGCTGAAGTCACAAGTGAAAGCAATCCGCTAGGGAGCCTGCCTGTTATAATTGACCAAATGGAAATATCCCTTGCCAGACCAAAATATGATATTCTTGAAGACCGACAATCCCCTGTTTTACACGGGCTATTTCGACTCGGCTCTATCGCCTTGGATAGTTACAATTCATTTGAATCAGATCAACTGAAAGACGATCTGGAATACGCATGCGATGAGTTAGAGCGTTATCTCAATGCTTTCTGGGCTTTTGATTATTCAAGGCGAGAAGGAATTGATGAATTGCCTGCGGTTTCTGACGCTCCATATTCAGTCAGCTACAATTTAACAAGCACCACCGTGGAACTGCGATTGGGCGAGGGTGATGAGGAGCCTGTGCCTTTAGACCAGCGGAGCGACGGTATGCGATGGATTTTAACTTTTCTTTTGTCCGTTCTTGCAGAGGGCAACGCAACTGACAAGCGTGGAATTATCTTACTTGACGACCCCGGCATTCATCTCCATCCAGAGGCTGAGAAGAAATTGTACCGTGCCTTATATTACGTTGTTCCAGAAGCACAGATTATCTATAGCACCCATTCACCGGTATTAGTTGATCAAAGAAATCCACAACAGCTCCGGATCGTCAAGTATAGTGGGGAAACTGGAACATCTGTAACGACTGATTTGGGCTCTGCAAGAGACGAGGAATCTCAGATAGATTTACTTTCGACCGCGCGAGATGCATTGGGTTGGACACTTTCGGACTCATTGTTTGGCGGAAAGAAAACAATTCTAGTTGAAGGTCAGAGCGATAAGCTATATTTGGAAGTTTTCAATCAATTCTTCAGTTTCCAGGAAGACAGGGAACACCTCGATGAACAGGTTAGATTTGTCGTAGGTGGCGGGGATCGAATCGCATTTTTGTCACGGATATTAAATGCTGAAGAAGTAGAACATGTATTATTGTTAGATGATGACAAGGCTAGCCAAGAATTCGACGATTGGATGGAGGATCGGACTCTGTATTATCGAGACATAGAATGGGAGGACTTGGAAGTTGATTATCCTATTGAAGTAGAAGATTTAATCGAAACGGAACTGCTTGTATCCTCTCTCAACGATATAGTTGGGGGAATTTTAGATGAAAGCTTGATTCTTCAGCGTGCAGACGTCACAGAGCAGCCCATCATGGATATTCTTGATGATGAACTCGATGACGAAGATCTAGACATAGATGCTTTTAAAAAGGAATTATCAACCAATATCACCTCCACTCTCCGAACTGCCCTTAGAGAAGGAGACAGAGAGTACGAAGAAACAGAACAGAGGTTTGAACGGGTTATTAACAAACTATCTTCGGAACTAAGCGAAGGATGA
- a CDS encoding SLC13 family permease: MAFVFALVVASLVLFATEVVPVDVTAIGVMVALLLAEPVTVMLADAGLIAGPLYVLHQPGDGLSPVSQGLSGFASSATITVLAMFILSAGVQRTGVIQMLGAMIARFTGDDETRQLGATIGLVGPISGFINNTAAVAILLPMVTDLAHEGRTSPSKLLLPLSYASMFGGTLTLIGTSTNILASELAGNLARQNPARYGALREFTMFEFTQLGVVVLVVGTIYLMTVGRWLTPARIKPESDLTEEFEMADYLTEVVVRADSPLVGDTVRDALMATDLDVDLVQLIRDEEVFLEPLGPRVIRAGDVFALRTDRDTLVELLDTEGLDVVPDAILDEDDLEAAEERQNLVEVVVSPGSSLVGNSLVSASFRQRYDVSVLALRRGGELIRRRMDEAVLRVGDTLLVQGTADSIDRLNNNPNFIVAQEVERPDFRQSKIPVAVGIVALVVGLAAVTPIPIVVSALAGALAMVLTGTLRATELYDSIQWDVIFLLAGVIPLGLALRETGGAGLIADMLVLAAPALPALVVLGLVYVVTALLTNVISNNASVVLMIPVAAEAAVQLGANAFAFILAVTFAASTAFMTPVGYQTNLFVYGPGGYRFMDYVKVGAPLQAVFAVVTTVGIAFFWGLTP, translated from the coding sequence ATGGCCTTCGTCTTCGCGCTCGTGGTGGCCTCGCTCGTCCTCTTCGCCACGGAAGTCGTCCCCGTCGACGTCACCGCCATCGGCGTGATGGTCGCGCTGTTGCTCGCCGAGCCCGTCACCGTCATGCTGGCCGACGCTGGCCTGATCGCCGGGCCGCTGTACGTCCTCCACCAGCCCGGCGACGGCCTCTCGCCCGTCAGTCAGGGCCTGTCGGGCTTCGCCTCGTCGGCGACTATCACGGTGCTTGCGATGTTCATCCTCTCGGCCGGCGTCCAGCGCACCGGCGTCATCCAGATGCTGGGTGCGATGATCGCCCGGTTCACCGGTGACGACGAGACCCGTCAGCTCGGGGCCACCATCGGCCTGGTGGGCCCCATCTCGGGCTTTATCAACAACACCGCCGCCGTCGCCATCCTGCTGCCGATGGTCACCGACCTGGCCCACGAGGGCCGCACCTCGCCGTCGAAGCTCCTCTTGCCCCTCTCGTACGCCTCGATGTTCGGCGGGACGCTCACCCTCATCGGGACGTCGACGAACATCCTCGCGAGCGAACTCGCCGGCAACCTGGCACGGCAGAACCCGGCCCGCTACGGCGCGCTCCGCGAGTTCACCATGTTCGAGTTCACCCAGCTCGGCGTCGTCGTCCTCGTCGTCGGCACCATCTACCTCATGACGGTCGGCCGGTGGCTGACGCCCGCCCGCATCAAGCCCGAATCCGACCTCACCGAGGAGTTCGAGATGGCCGACTACCTCACCGAGGTGGTCGTCCGCGCGGACTCGCCGCTGGTCGGCGACACCGTCCGCGACGCGCTCATGGCGACCGACCTCGACGTCGACCTCGTCCAGCTGATCCGCGACGAGGAGGTGTTCCTCGAACCGCTCGGTCCGAGGGTCATCCGGGCCGGCGACGTGTTCGCGCTCCGGACCGACCGCGACACCCTCGTCGAGTTACTCGACACCGAGGGGCTGGACGTCGTCCCCGACGCCATCCTCGACGAGGACGACCTCGAGGCCGCCGAGGAGCGCCAGAACCTCGTCGAGGTGGTCGTCTCCCCCGGCTCGTCGCTCGTCGGTAACTCGCTGGTCTCCGCCAGCTTCCGCCAGCGCTACGACGTCTCCGTCCTCGCCCTGCGACGGGGCGGCGAGCTCATCCGCCGCCGGATGGACGAGGCCGTCCTCCGCGTCGGTGACACGCTGCTGGTCCAGGGGACCGCCGACAGCATCGACCGGCTGAACAACAACCCCAACTTCATCGTCGCCCAGGAGGTCGAGCGACCGGACTTCCGGCAGTCGAAGATTCCCGTCGCCGTCGGCATTGTGGCGCTGGTCGTCGGCCTCGCCGCGGTGACGCCCATCCCCATCGTCGTCTCCGCACTCGCCGGCGCGCTCGCGATGGTGCTGACCGGCACCCTCCGGGCGACCGAGCTGTACGACTCCATCCAGTGGGACGTCATCTTCCTCCTCGCAGGTGTGATTCCCCTTGGCCTGGCGCTCCGGGAGACCGGCGGCGCCGGCCTGATCGCCGACATGCTGGTGCTGGCCGCCCCCGCCCTGCCCGCTCTGGTCGTCCTCGGCCTGGTGTACGTCGTCACCGCGCTGTTGACCAACGTCATCTCCAACAACGCCAGCGTCGTCCTGATGATCCCGGTGGCGGCGGAGGCCGCAGTGCAACTGGGCGCCAACGCCTTCGCGTTCATCCTGGCCGTGACCTTCGCCGCATCGACGGCGTTCATGACGCCCGTGGGCTACCAGACCAACCTCTTCGTCTACGGCCCCGGTGGCTACCGGTTCATGGACTACGTGAAGGTCGGCGCGCCGCTGCAGGCGGTCTTTGCGGTGGTGACGACTGTGGGAATCGCCTTCTTCTGGGGCCTGACTCCGTAG
- a CDS encoding DEAD/DEAH box helicase, with amino-acid sequence MSQQVAQVDTLFLHERGDDYRVAVQRDGDRVFHGVLECKQTDAGPRPRRLRIKDGSSEELRSPDQFVELARRAERIHVSQQTSPAGREEIREMLAGYQLECTVVRTCRFCASSGEYSPITSNTAIDADGESICPDCAKAELDRELAFSGGITSDARDRLEDLLLEVQDLERISNLLKGNLDPDLTKFDEISATTDDVDPVRVDSLDLHPGIQQHLEGRFEHLLPVQSLAVEHGATDGEDQLVVSATATGKTLIGEMAGLDRVLNGKGKMLFLVPLVALANQKYEKFQERYGDMVDVTLRVGSSRVGGDGNRFDPSADVIVGTYEGIDHALRTGKNLGDIGTVVIDEVHTLGEEERGHRLDGLISRLKYYCEENPGADGTQWIYLSATVGNPGQLGDQLGAKLIEFEERPVPIERHVTFADGQEKTDIENKLVRRAFDSKSSKGYRGQTIIFTNSRRRCHQISRKLAYDSAPYHAGLDNRKRNRVERQFADQEIAAVVTTAALAAGVDFPASQVVFDSLAMGIEWLTVQDFSQMLGRAGRPDYHDKGTVYLLVEPDCSYHNSMEMTEDEVAFKLLKGEMEPVITTYDESAAVEETLANVTVGGKAAKRLNDRMVGEVPTKHALGKLLEYDFIDGLRPTPLGRAVTRFFLAPDEAFAILDGVRKGDHPYDVVADMELRDEYE; translated from the coding sequence GTGTCTCAGCAGGTCGCGCAGGTGGACACGCTGTTCCTCCACGAGCGAGGGGACGACTACCGGGTGGCCGTCCAGCGGGACGGCGATCGCGTGTTCCACGGCGTGCTCGAATGCAAGCAAACCGACGCCGGGCCCCGTCCCCGGCGGCTGCGGATCAAGGACGGGTCCAGCGAGGAGCTGCGCAGCCCGGACCAGTTCGTCGAACTGGCCCGCCGAGCGGAGCGCATCCACGTCTCCCAGCAGACCTCACCTGCGGGTCGCGAGGAGATTCGCGAGATGCTGGCGGGCTACCAGCTGGAGTGTACCGTCGTGCGGACCTGTCGCTTCTGTGCCTCCAGCGGCGAGTACTCGCCGATAACTTCGAATACTGCGATCGACGCCGACGGCGAGTCCATCTGTCCGGACTGCGCGAAGGCCGAACTCGACCGGGAACTGGCCTTCAGCGGCGGGATCACTAGCGACGCCAGGGACCGCCTGGAGGACCTGCTGCTTGAGGTGCAGGATCTAGAGCGCATCTCGAACCTCCTGAAGGGGAACCTCGACCCCGATCTCACGAAATTCGACGAGATTTCGGCGACGACGGACGACGTCGACCCGGTCCGCGTCGACTCGCTGGACCTGCACCCCGGTATCCAGCAGCACCTGGAGGGACGGTTCGAGCACCTCCTGCCCGTCCAGAGCCTCGCCGTCGAACACGGCGCCACCGACGGCGAGGACCAGCTCGTCGTCTCGGCGACGGCGACGGGGAAGACCCTCATCGGCGAGATGGCCGGGCTCGACAGGGTCCTGAATGGGAAGGGGAAGATGCTCTTCCTCGTGCCGCTCGTGGCCCTGGCCAACCAGAAGTACGAGAAGTTCCAGGAGCGCTACGGCGACATGGTCGACGTGACGCTCCGGGTGGGCTCGTCCCGCGTCGGCGGCGACGGCAACCGCTTCGACCCCTCCGCCGACGTCATCGTCGGCACCTACGAGGGCATCGACCACGCGCTCCGGACGGGGAAGAACCTCGGTGACATCGGTACCGTCGTCATCGACGAGGTCCACACGCTGGGCGAGGAGGAGCGCGGGCACCGCCTCGACGGGCTGATTTCCCGATTGAAGTACTACTGCGAAGAGAACCCCGGCGCGGACGGCACCCAGTGGATCTACCTCTCGGCGACCGTCGGCAACCCCGGCCAGCTGGGCGACCAGCTCGGCGCCAAGCTCATCGAGTTCGAGGAGCGGCCGGTGCCCATCGAACGCCACGTCACCTTCGCCGACGGCCAGGAGAAGACCGACATCGAGAACAAGCTGGTGAGGCGGGCCTTCGACAGCAAGTCGAGCAAGGGCTATCGCGGCCAGACGATCATCTTCACCAACTCGCGGCGGCGCTGTCACCAGATCTCCCGGAAGCTGGCGTACGATTCGGCCCCCTACCACGCCGGGCTGGACAACCGCAAGCGCAACCGGGTCGAGCGCCAGTTCGCCGACCAGGAGATCGCCGCCGTCGTGACGACGGCCGCGCTCGCGGCCGGGGTCGACTTCCCCGCCTCCCAGGTCGTCTTCGACTCGCTGGCGATGGGTATCGAGTGGCTCACCGTCCAGGACTTCTCCCAGATGCTGGGTCGGGCGGGTCGGCCGGACTACCACGACAAGGGGACGGTGTACCTCCTCGTCGAGCCCGACTGCTCGTACCACAACAGCATGGAGATGACCGAGGACGAGGTGGCGTTCAAGCTCCTCAAGGGCGAGATGGAACCCGTCATCACCACCTACGACGAGTCCGCCGCCGTCGAGGAGACGCTCGCGAACGTGACCGTCGGCGGGAAGGCCGCCAAGCGGCTCAACGACCGCATGGTCGGCGAAGTCCCGACCAAGCACGCGCTGGGCAAGTTGCTGGAGTACGACTTCATCGACGGGCTGCGGCCGACGCCGCTCGGCCGCGCCGTGACGCGATTCTTCCTCGCCCCGGACGAGGCGTTCGCGATTCTCGACGGGGTTCGGAAGGGCGATCACCCCTACGACGTCGTCGCCGACATGGAACTCCGTGACGAGTACGAGTGA
- a CDS encoding outer membrane protein assembly factor BamB family protein, whose protein sequence is MPDPWPRRRALRAVAAAAPLALAGCSDRDAPGTPTDGPDTDETTTAPTDEEDRPTATERSPKPLDAAGTWPQFGAEAGHTGVTAATGLPEDGEPYWHLRRIRSGPPVLADGRLFHYAELGEDTSDRPTLTPTPEEDTLVHRVDGPPALVARDASDGRIEWTQSLPNASRGWPALADGRVITCVKGQVAAFDVADGSPAWRVDVGDDSPTDPTVVDDAVVVPFSGSVDGQSGEYVRRPSVRAYALDDGEERWSVEPPKRQNGVAVADGTVAVASGGWDGTGVVLGLSLADGSERWRTEVAGDAFTTPVAVDGTAYVASSDDYVQALELADGSERWRRDFEGRPRGLAVDGETVYVGAGRSLAALAASDGSVDWQVVPASESESVQSVAVGTDAVYAGTIGLDAPLVVLDPTDGSERWRHDFPDKVVGGDQVMGGVESQPVVADGALFVNAVDGLYAFGPAE, encoded by the coding sequence ATGCCCGACCCCTGGCCCCGACGGCGTGCCCTCCGCGCCGTCGCGGCAGCGGCCCCGCTCGCACTCGCCGGCTGTAGCGACCGCGACGCGCCCGGTACTCCCACCGACGGCCCCGACACCGACGAAACCACGACGGCGCCGACCGACGAGGAGGACAGACCGACGGCGACGGAACGCTCCCCGAAGCCTCTCGACGCCGCCGGCACCTGGCCGCAGTTCGGCGCCGAAGCGGGCCACACGGGCGTCACGGCCGCCACTGGCCTCCCCGAGGACGGCGAACCGTACTGGCACCTCCGGCGGATCCGCAGCGGCCCACCGGTGCTGGCCGACGGGCGGCTGTTCCACTACGCGGAACTCGGCGAGGACACCAGTGACCGACCCACGCTGACGCCGACCCCCGAGGAGGACACGCTCGTCCACAGAGTCGACGGCCCGCCCGCACTCGTGGCTCGCGACGCCAGCGACGGCCGGATCGAGTGGACGCAGTCGCTACCGAACGCGAGCCGCGGCTGGCCGGCCCTCGCCGACGGACGGGTGATAACCTGCGTGAAAGGGCAGGTCGCTGCGTTCGACGTCGCGGATGGCAGCCCCGCCTGGCGCGTCGACGTCGGCGACGACAGCCCGACCGATCCCACCGTCGTCGACGACGCCGTCGTCGTTCCGTTCTCCGGCTCCGTCGACGGCCAGTCCGGCGAGTACGTCCGTCGCCCCTCGGTCCGCGCCTACGCGCTCGACGACGGCGAGGAACGGTGGTCGGTCGAACCGCCGAAGCGCCAGAACGGCGTCGCTGTCGCCGACGGGACCGTCGCGGTCGCCTCCGGCGGCTGGGACGGTACGGGCGTCGTCCTCGGCCTGTCGCTCGCGGACGGGAGCGAACGGTGGCGGACCGAGGTAGCGGGGGACGCCTTCACGACGCCCGTTGCGGTGGACGGCACGGCGTACGTGGCGAGTAGCGACGACTACGTCCAGGCGCTCGAACTGGCCGACGGGTCGGAGCGGTGGCGGCGCGACTTCGAGGGCCGGCCTCGTGGTCTCGCCGTCGACGGCGAGACCGTCTACGTCGGCGCGGGGCGCTCCCTGGCAGCCCTGGCAGCGAGCGACGGCAGCGTCGACTGGCAGGTCGTCCCCGCTTCGGAGAGCGAGTCCGTCCAGTCGGTGGCGGTCGGTACCGACGCCGTCTACGCCGGGACCATCGGCCTCGATGCGCCCCTGGTCGTCCTCGACCCGACCGACGGCAGCGAGCGCTGGCGTCACGACTTCCCGGACAAAGTCGTCGGCGGCGACCAGGTGATGGGCGGCGTCGAGTCCCAGCCGGTCGTCGCCGACGGCGCACTCTTCGTCAACGCCGTCGACGGCCTCTACGCGTTCGGGCCGGCGGAATGA
- a CDS encoding cupin domain-containing protein, whose amino-acid sequence MSDPLVRRAEDVEYEDVGAADGMAKGVLVGEDQGAPNLAIRRFTLEPGGSVPKHTNEIEHEQHVLAGKYTVGIEGEEYEVEAGDSLHIPAGAVHWYRNDGDEEGAFLCAVPAGDDAIELVEE is encoded by the coding sequence ATGAGCGACCCACTCGTTCGCCGCGCGGAGGACGTCGAGTACGAGGACGTCGGCGCCGCCGACGGGATGGCCAAGGGCGTGCTGGTGGGGGAGGATCAGGGCGCCCCGAACCTGGCGATCCGCCGGTTCACGCTCGAACCCGGCGGGTCGGTCCCGAAACACACCAACGAGATCGAACACGAACAGCACGTCCTGGCCGGGAAGTACACCGTCGGAATCGAGGGCGAGGAGTACGAGGTGGAGGCCGGCGACAGCCTCCACATCCCCGCCGGCGCGGTGCACTGGTACCGCAACGACGGCGACGAGGAGGGTGCGTTCCTCTGTGCGGTCCCGGCCGGCGACGACGCCATCGAACTGGTGGAGGAGTAG
- a CDS encoding site-2 protease family protein, which yields MRRFRIGSAFGIPIQLDLTFLLVLPIFAWIIGSQVTQTVDLLNRAGAGLDAAVLTTGSLPWVLGVAAAVGLFAGVVLHELGHSLVARRYGYPIDSITLWLFGGIAQLTEMPEDWRQELTIAIAGPIVSVVLGVLSYVAFVVVPGSAETGFQAARFVLGYLALMNVALAAFNLLPGFPMDGGRVLRALLARNRPFARATELAAEVGKWFAILLGLFGLIPPFNPLLIGLAFFIYIGAESESRQTVMRAAFEGVTVRDVMTPAERVTTVDPETSVSELIRTMFRERHTGYPVAVGDDVVGLVTLDDARAVRDVERDAYRVRDVMTTELFTVSPDDDVMTALTELDDNEVGRLLVLDDDRFLGLLTRTDIMTALTIIKSSPNYQNGAEESDAAVFRPQS from the coding sequence ATGCGACGGTTCCGTATCGGGAGCGCGTTCGGGATCCCCATCCAGCTCGATCTCACCTTCCTGCTCGTCCTTCCCATCTTCGCGTGGATCATCGGGTCGCAGGTCACCCAGACCGTCGACCTGCTCAACCGGGCCGGCGCCGGTCTCGACGCGGCGGTGCTCACCACTGGCTCGCTCCCGTGGGTCCTGGGCGTCGCCGCCGCCGTCGGATTGTTCGCCGGCGTCGTCCTGCACGAACTGGGCCACTCGCTGGTGGCCCGGCGCTACGGCTACCCCATCGACTCCATCACGCTGTGGCTGTTCGGCGGCATCGCCCAGTTGACCGAGATGCCCGAGGACTGGCGCCAGGAACTCACTATCGCCATCGCCGGGCCCATCGTCAGCGTCGTGCTGGGCGTCCTCTCGTACGTCGCCTTCGTCGTCGTCCCCGGGTCGGCGGAGACGGGGTTCCAGGCCGCCCGCTTCGTGCTGGGCTACCTCGCGCTGATGAACGTCGCACTCGCCGCGTTCAACCTCCTCCCCGGGTTCCCGATGGACGGCGGCAGAGTCCTCCGGGCGCTGCTGGCCCGCAACCGTCCGTTCGCCAGGGCGACCGAACTCGCCGCCGAGGTGGGGAAGTGGTTCGCCATCCTGCTGGGTCTCTTCGGCCTGATTCCGCCCTTTAACCCGCTGCTCATCGGGCTGGCATTCTTCATCTACATCGGCGCCGAAAGCGAGTCCCGCCAGACGGTGATGCGGGCCGCCTTCGAGGGCGTCACCGTCCGCGACGTGATGACGCCCGCCGAACGGGTCACCACCGTCGACCCCGAGACGAGCGTCAGCGAACTGATCCGGACGATGTTCCGCGAGCGCCACACCGGCTACCCCGTCGCCGTCGGCGACGACGTCGTCGGCCTCGTGACGCTCGACGACGCCCGCGCCGTGCGCGACGTCGAGCGCGACGCCTACCGCGTCAGGGACGTCATGACCACCGAGCTGTTCACCGTCTCGCCCGACGACGACGTGATGACGGCGCTCACGGAACTCGACGACAACGAGGTCGGTCGCCTGCTCGTCCTCGACGACGACCGATTCCTCGGCCTGCTCACCCGGACCGACATCATGACCGCGCTGACGATCATCAAATCGAGTCCGAACTACCAGAACGGCGCCGAGGAGAGCGACGCCGCCGTCTTCCGACCCCAGTCCTGA